TACAGAGGGAAGTGGAAGCCTCCTAAGATTGACAACCCAAATTATCAGGTACAAGCTACAGTCACAGAATGCACTGGAAACAAGATGTCACAATGAAGTGTTGCAAAATCCATGGCCTTTTGGAATCAGTCATGTGGGTAGCTAAATTTATGGTGAATTTCAAGCCCAGTGCTTTTGCAACATGGACAACATAAATTGGTTGTCAGTATTTTGGTTGGAGTGGGGGCAGTGCATTTATTTGTGTGACTTTTGCACTCATTTCTGTCTGCTCTCCACACCATTTTGCCTGTATTTCCTGGTACTCAGTTACATATATCGCTGAGGTTGTAGCTTTCCCTGTTCCCACTGGGTGAGTGCAAACAGGGCAGAAATGTAAATGCCTTCTTTGTACTGTAAGCAGCTGTACATGAAAGTGtctgcaacattattaaatgtaaataaccATGTCTGGCTCTGCTTTAAGGAATGCAAGCAGAACACATAACAGTGgttgcattcattcatgcaaTGCACATTTGTCCTAAAAAGGAAAACTTCCTTCTTCCTTTTGTTTGTGTTCATTATTGTTTGCCACTACATGTTtgcaaacatgtttgatgataTTTTATGGTATATCTGGCCATTATGTATCAATACACAGAGGCCAAATATTGATGCATATTTTCAAACACAGCAAAGTTCAAAACCAATTTATTCACACAACTGTGCTGGTCTTCCAGAGCATCATTCACTACCCTCTGCCTTCTTTGTGGGGGTTCTTGGTCACAGCAAATATTCTGATAATTTTGGATAGTGAATTTGTGACCTTGTGATTCTCATCCCTAAAAGGGGGCCTGGCAGCCTCGCTCGATTCCAAACCCCGGCTACTTCGAGGACCAGCACCCCTTCAGGATGAGCCCCGTGGCAGCTGTTGGCCTGGAGCTGTGGTCTCTGACCGCAGGGATTCTGTTCGACAACTTCCTGCTGTGTAGTGACCTCAACACAGCCAACCGTTGGACTCAGGACACTTGGGGGCAAAGGCAGACGGTAGAGAActgtcggtaacactttacttgacagtatcaacataacaGTGACATggcactgtcatgacacataaaccctaactctaacctctaaccctaatcctaaccctaaccgtaactctaaccctaatcttaaccctaacttgacaaaaaacaaatgacacttaatgacagaaacGTTATGTCATAAACTCATAAACTCTTATAAACTCATAAGactcactcttatgtcgatactgtcaagtaaagtgtactGAACTGTCACTGAACTTACCGCGCAATTTCAGTGTGACACAACATTATTACTGTGGTCCAATGGAATTTTAAGGTTATTGCCTGAATAAGTTATAACACATAAAAGTGTTTTCAAAGGTGAAATTACAGTATTGTCATGGAGAGTATTTTCACAGCTTCAGAACAGAACATCAGTTATATCAGTCAAAGACAGTATAAATTGAGTTGATAGGCTACTTGAACAATGCTGAGATTCCAAACAAGCCTTAAGATATTTGGAAAGtagtgtatgttaatgtttaatGAGTTGAATGGAGGCCTTAGGCCAGGCCCTGTGGTTTACTGGCATTCCACATAGGAGCCATTATTGCCTAAGAGGCAGACACTGGAGAAGTGTGGAGAAAGTGTGAGTTCTGACACACTAAACtcaaatggctgtgtgtgtgtgcctttgtgtgtagtCATATCATGTCCCCTTGTTACTCTTACATATAGTACATGGGTTCATACCATCAAACCCTTTATATATGCACTGTTAGCATGTATTAGGAATCATTtttgaaacactttttttatatatttaaaacaCGATTTTATTTATCTGAACTAATGCCTTGCCTTCTTCATCCAACAGCCTGGGCTGCTTGAACAGCTCATTGTGGCCACAGTGAAGCGGCCATGGCTCTGGGGGGTGTACGTCTTCACCGTGGGCCTCCCCATCATCCTGTTTATCAGTTTCATGTGGCCTGACAAGGTGGGTCCCATGAGTGTGAACATGGAAACAGAATCTCATGGTTTAATTTCCACAGACTCTCACTAAGCATGCCTTCTTAGACTATAAGAGGATTAAGTAAACTCAAGGAAGTAGCCTTGACTCATATTTCACATGACTAGAAAGAAGAAATTGTATCTATTTATGAAAGTCTTATATATTCTCCATCACAGTTCTCATAGCAAACAAGATGCATGCatctaaattaaaaaaaaagttgcttaAGCAACTTAGATCACTATGTCTCATCCCGTTCCCTTGGAGAACCGGAGTTTCAAGGAAACCAGGCAATTTATAGAATGTTTGTTTGTCATTGCAGCGATTTGGTCCCCCCAATCAGGATTATTACTACAAAAAATCAGACGAACCTCAGTCTGACAGCCCGCAGGATCATGAGGTCCCCCCTACCCTGAAAGACTATGGTGAGAGCATCATTCAGAATTGTGCTTTCATGGCCACggatctttacacacacacacacaagtattttGGAATCAGCTGTTGGAGCCATATCATATCAACTGCCTTGTCTCTGGGCCTCTGCTTGCTGGAGTGCTGGAGCATCACATTGTTAGTGTGCAGTGGGATGCACTAGTAGTGGTGGACACATTTGTAAACAGAATACATTTCCATGTGAAAATTGTTTGACAGGCAAAATAGTTTGACTTGCACAGCGAAATCCAAGACTACGGTTAGAATTAAGTAGGGGCGCAAGTGTCATGTTTGTGGCTGTGTAACAATAAGGTGCCTGGCTGTGTGTTTCTTTCCAGGAGTGACAAACAGAGTTGGccctagaaagagagagaccagaaGGGGCCAGAGAAAGTCAGATTTGGAGCTCAAGGTAAATGCGGCTTACAGGAAATAAACCTCTCAAATATGCAGTTGGTACAAGTCTGTTTATAGCGACCGTGTATTTATGTAGTCACTGATTTACTTTCAGGTTACAGAGTGATGGTGACTTCCTGCCATCTTCAAACAGCTCTTAATGTTCTAACAATAAGCCATCTGGATTTCTAAAAGGGGGAAATTGAATAGTTATTGCAGCGGTCTTGCCAATATTACATTTGTTTCTGTGTTGATTTCCAATGCCAGTGATGAAAGGAAGTCAGATGTGCAACCTGAAAGAGCATGAGATTTGTGAATCAGATATACAACCTGATGAAGAACCTGTCCGTTTGGACTGGTTAGACCACTGTGAATGCTGTTCTGGGCAAGACTGAACCAATaaaatgtctgttttttgtGATCCTGGTGTTTAAAAATATCTCGTCTCGTAGTGTCTTCTTTCATGCATCCTTCAGTTTCAATTCCTCAAAGATGAACTGAAATCGGTAATGGCATTCTCTTCTAGTTACCTTAACAATATACGTTTAATATTAATCAAGCTTACTGATCAAACCAGAAGGTCAAACTGTATTTactattcttttttattttcttttaaaattttAGATAGACAATCTTTAAATAattacatgattatagacatcATGGCAGGAAGCAAAATGTATAATGTAAAAAGTGcattgttggaaaaaacaaacaaacaaagggaCAAGGCGACTGAAAATTGTTATCTCCCAAAACACCCAAACAGTGCTTGTCGCCATGGTGACAACAACTCATCTGGCTTACCAGTGTTCTGATACATGTCTCTGAGTGCCACAGACAAACCTGCATCTGTACTTACAGCCAAGCTCAATATGAGTCCAGGCCAACAAGGTAAAATGGCATTGGGCGGAAGGAGGTCTCTCACAGGATGCTTGTGTTGAATGCATTTCTAATGCTCTGAGGGGACTACCATCATGCATGCTGATCAAGCATCCTAATTTTACAATTGATTGGAAAAGACTGAAATTTGGCGCTGAGGTTCAGAATACAAGTTCTGGCTTATTACCCAGGTTTTCTTTGTAAATTCTAAAAGACAAGAATTCTGAATTATAGGTGACTGGCAGGGGTTCGGAGCTTGTGTTGGCCCATAGTTTGAATAATGTACCgaacacattaattcacattaTGCAGAAAATGGAAACTTCAGAACAGTGCCCTCTTGGGACTTTGATTAGCATATTTCACAAAACTGTTCTTCAAACATATTATTTTCGGTACAAGCTAAGATTAGAAAGTTATGACTTGTGCCTTGGCACAAATGCTCTGTGAGAAAAAAAGCCCTACTTGGTTTTCTAAAGGGAATAAATGATGGCTACACTTACTAATAGCAAGGCTCCTTACATTTTATGATATAAAAATCATATGAGGTTTAGTTGGTAGAGTTGCAAACTCAGACTCCAAAATAAGTCTATTAAACTCGACTAAAATCAAAACCTATTGGCAAAATGGCCAAGGGCAACATTAACAATCAGACAGGAAATGTGTGCTTTCTTATATCTCTGGGCACCCATAACCATTAACAGTGACCATCCCGAGCAGAGACCGAATGTTACTATGATCTCTGACACTACGAGTGACAAAACCGATCTCTTGTGCACATGCTCTCCGGTAGTAAGCAAGTCAAGTGATCGCTTGACCTTGAACAAGGGATCTCCTGAAACTTCTCAGTAACCAAAGTGAAAGGAAACCAGACTTCAACCTCAAGATTAAACACACTAGTTATCAGGAACACATTTGGCTCTAGTCAGTCATGTTTTTGAGTCAGTCAATCCTCAACTCCATCTTACTGCATTGACATAAATACCAAAGGGGAaaaatacatgaaaaaaaaaaagaaaaaagaaaaggtatTTTCTTTGCCACAATGGAGTCTGCATCTCTGCTACTggctggtgtgggggtggggtggggtgggagggggtggtGTAGCagctcctcatcctcatccttaTCCTTATCTGTGCATCAGGCACCACTGAATTCAACCTCCTCCTCCAACTGGGAGCAGGTAGGATGAGacgaaggagaggaggagtaccAGGCGAAAGGAAGTAGGGAGGCTCAAGTGATAAAATGTTTCTTGAGAAATAGTGGTTTCGTTGTTTTCGTCgtttacttttttttccccctacgGACCACAGGGAGCGAGAGTGGAGGTTTGACGTGAACtcgtttgttgttgttgttgttgttgttgtttattttccCCTCTTTGTCACTCTGCATTTTCATCCTACTTCTTCAGGCACGTGGGCCAGCTCAAGCCTCCGCATGCTGCAGACACAATGATGTAAAGCACGACCTGCGGAGACAAAGTCACACTACCTGGAAACACGCAGTAGATCCGCTTCAAAATGTCAATGCACCCAAGTAGTTCTCACTGAAATGCACTGCACGCGCAAGATAAAAATGAATTTGATACTGAAAGCCATTGTGGCTAAGCTTACCAGGACCACCAGTGCCATGATAAGTGTAAGCTTCAGGTTCTTCATGCACATGGCACGAGCTAGGTTGCGGCTTGTTGTTTTAAAGGTGAccgactgagagacagacacagatagagagagaggaagtcaaTGTCTTGAGTAAAAAACGGTGCAATTGATGGTCAGATCATTTGCTCATAAGTAGGTCAGGAGGAAATTACGACTCACAGAATCTACCAGGTTCTCTGCCTTGTCGATGAGAAGTTCAAgcttttcccctctctgtgcCACAAGATCTACAAAGCAATAAGAACCAACAGCAGTCCGTTTCCTATTTATGTCTGTGATTTTCAGGCATCACACTAAATAATACCATTATAACTGATGTGTTGACCCCCCTTTTCCTCACCAATGTTGCGGACCATGATGCCCTTCAGGTCATCAACCTGCATCTGCGTCTCTGTGAGGCGGTCTGACCCCCGAGGATCTGAGTGGTGTTTCTGTCAatggcacaaacaaacaaacaaatcaatacAAAGAATAACACACACTGGTAGTAAATCTGAACGCAGGTTAGGGTACTGTAGAAGGCTATGGGTGTTATCTGAGCACAGGTTAGGGTACTGTAGAAGGCTATGGGTGTTATCTGAACGCAGGTTAGGGTACTGTAGAAGGCTATGGGTGTTATCTGGTGCCATTTTTATTACAGTGCCACTGTGCAGCGCCACTTAGAACTGTCCTGTTTTCTAGCTTTAAAGCTGCACTACTGACATCTCATTCACAAATATCTACAATGTTATTGCATCAAGACAATGTGATAATCACTTGAATGCTCCCATTGCATCCACTTAATCACCCAGACTCTATGCACTGGAACAGAACCACTATTCTTTTAACTAATATCAAGCTATGTGGATGGTTGGTTCTGTATATAAATATTCATTCCATTTGGTCCTGTGATAATTTCCCAGAGAGCACAGTATAATCTTTTGACCAATAGACCAAAACAGTAAAGAATATGTGTCGCCTCAGACTACCATTCTCATATTGCACCAACACAGTTTTTCGCAATGACCTAAAAAAAACCTGGACTACTAACAGCTACTTCTATGCCAAACACATTCAAACATATCTAACAGTCTACCAGCTATCGAAAATGAAAATGAGTCAATGAGCgcaagtcaaatgtaaaaatcatattttatttttgaacGTCTCTGGATTCTATGACTGTGGCAGCCCttgtgtctgcacacacacacacacacacacacacacacacacacacacacacacacacacacacacacacacacacacacacacacacacacacacaccaagctcaGGCTTATGACCGTGAAGAAGCTCAGCTGTATCAGTGACCTCCCTGAGGCTATAGTCCTCAATGATCCAGTCATAGGACTGCACAGGGGGAGCAAAACCCAGCGCAACACTCCGCTTAGCTCCTTCAAAGGCCAGCGTGAGGCCTCCTAAGCCAAGCCAGTCCCTCCCTTCACAACCACAACCACTGCCACCATACCAACACCTCCTCGGGATGGaaacctttaacacacacacccattagaAATGCTCTCTAGTAGTAACTGGTCAGCACGTGTGTACCATAAGTACTTCATACATCAGTAGAGGCTATCCTAAACAATGTCATGTGAGACATTATTATAATACGGTGCACCAAAAAATCAGTCCTTCATCCAATGCACGCTGACGTTTTACCCATTTGGAGAGGCAGTTATGGCTGTTTTACATCTTCGATTtcttatgtcttttttttttttttattaagttcTTTATATTTGATTAGACAGACACATAGGAAGGCACGGAACAAAGAAAGGAGCTCTGTAGTAAAGATGAAGAGTGTCTCTGGACAAGGGGCTCACCATCTGTGCAGCCAGAGTGCTGGAGAACTCGCTGTTCATGGCGTACGGTAGGGCTGTCTGCGCCCGAGAGCCATAGGTGGTCTGAAAGCGCTTCTTCACCTCAGTGAGGAAGCTAAAGGCTCGTGATCGTTCGAAGTCCTATATGAGATGAAATCATATGTTTTTTTACATACCCAGTCCTTTCATTAAGTGCAATGTACAGAGCATAGACATTCACTGGTGCATGTGGGTTTCAAAGACTGCAATCTGTAAGCTAGTGATAAACGTTTCCTTTTTTTCATGTAACGGCACATTTTATATCAATAACTGTAATGTTAAAATCTAAAAAACATCCATACTCACATCATCAGTGATGCACAGGTAGATGATTCTGTCGTGACAGATGTAATGGAAGAGATAgctgaaaagtgaaaaaaaaaaaggttgttacCTAAAAGTTCTAGTGTTCTTCACCTTCCATTGTGAACACcacactttggataaaagcaagATGAACTGGTGGAGAATGTAGACATATATCAGCTCAATGCCTGCTCCATACCTGCCATGTGAATAGGTAAGTTTGTTGTTTTCGGAGGGGATTTTGGCCAGGATCTGCTCAGTCACCTCAAGGAAGTTTCCACCACACCATGCATGCTTGGCAAGGATGGTGGTGCCTCGAGCTACCACAGCAAATAGAATTGCCATAGCAACAATCAAAGAGATGGATGAAGGGAGATCCTACCCTGGCCTGTTGAATGAGACACACAACAGAAAATAAACACCCGAGCTATAGTGTTCGCGTTCTCCAAAAGTGTTTCGCGTGCTTTCAGTTTTATTTCTAATGATTGACAATATTTTAGGCCAAAATAGATTTTCATCAAGATCTTACGCCAAACTTAACCACAAAGTTGAAAAACAGTGATGACCTCATAGAACAATCTGTGCGTGTTCACAAGGCTTGACCAAAACAAGAAGATGAATCAAGTCTACATGTAGGCAAAGACCGTCATTCAACGACAAAATACTGGAGCAAACAGCATGGACGGGTGGCACTACGAATGCAAACAACAAactaatatacatatataatatttgACTTAACTAATAACGGCGTCGAGGAACATCCATATGATGGGAAACGTTTTACCGTGAATGTAAACAGTCATGTCATCCATCGTTACCGTTACCCATCCATCCGCCGGGTGTCAACCCCCCCCAATAACTTTACCCTCTAACATAATTAGTTTTAAGCAAGGCGGCTTGGTAATCTTATCCATCTGTCAAAGTCGTAGTTAATACTGAATTTTGTAATCGACAAGCAATTTAAAAGGCTAACACTTTAGCTGGCTAAGTAGCTAACCTATGCGTGAAACGGTGGGTAATGTTAACATTAGCACTTAATAATGATCACAGCTGCGGTCCTCGGTTGCATAAATGTATCTTGTATAATACCATAAAAACTACAGTCCTTAGTCACATACCTGAAACTGTTTATAATAATCCCAGACAACCTCGAAATTCAGGCGTTTCTCACATTTACGGTTTCGATACTGCCTTTTCAACTTCTCTCTTTCCATGGACAAGCTTAGACTTCCGTTTTCAGGGTCTCTGGGATATGTAGTTGTGCACGATCGGAGCTAGGCCATGATGGACATGATATGACATCAGAAGAAATCCATGACGCTGACATTTATGTTGGGCTACTCGTGAGATCAAAATGGTACCTGTTCCTGAAATGAGCATTGGGAGAGGACAaacaattaaaattaaaaaataaaatgtaaagaaGGTGAAAAAAGAGCTGAATTCTGTTTTATCTGTAAATGCTCATATGATCTGCTGTGTAACCAATAATAGATTGGAAGATATATAATAAGAGATAAGAGATATATCCATGGTGTCCAGTCCATCCTACTTAATCTGTGCTGTAGCTGAGGAAAGCAGAGGGCAAAGGGCGGTGTCAACATCTCATCTTCTGTCAAGGATGGGCGTTCTAGAATCTCCAGTACTAGAGTAGGGTGGGGCCAGAGGGCTAGTCCGACTGCGATCATCAAACAGATCTTTGTTATCTCACTGTCTTTCAAAATTCACATCTGGAGGTGAGTTAAAAACATTCACACATCAATGAGGATACAGGAGGACAGCTAATTATCTGAGGTAACATTGGTCAGGTCTAATGGCTCTTATTAGACACTCCCTGGTAACTGTTAGTTAGTGCTAACTAACAGGCTAAACTTTCTGGTGACAATATTTATTTCATGGCTAGATAGTCCACACTTTAGATATTACTCGTTAGTGGCTGGGTTAAACATACACAATCATTGTTAAATTACTTTAGACTATTACTTATGTTGATCATGCTAACGTTAAACCAAAGATTATAGAGTGCTCTGCTCTAATATCTTTGCGTTAAACTACTAATGTAACGTTAGCTATAAATGTGTTCTAATGTTAGCAACTAACGTTGCTTAGCTAGAAGCTACAATCTAAAGTTGCTAGTGTCATAGAAACCTTCTCAGGTTCAAGTTCAATTGTATTATTATGTCCCTGCAAatgtaaaaacacacaacacatttgaGACATATAATAACAGAACACACAATAGTTGATAACATGTAAACTTGTATCAAAAACGTGTTAACCCATAAATACCTGTCTGGTGCATTGCATAACCTAATGAATTCATTGAAACAATAGCACCTGATATACCAAAAGGTGTCTACCAAAATGAGATCACTTTGTCTTTGGATATTCTTTTAGCCATGGAAAACGACCCACTGTTGTTCGTCACAAATATACAGGTCTTGGGTGCAAAGACCAGAAACAGGGATTTTCTCTTCTGGCTGGGTGAATTACTTAAATTGAACTGGCTGAAGAAAAATAATCCTGAGGTGACTGTCATGAAAAATACTATAAGTATATTTTACTTCCCACTGCACCATGTACATAGAAATGCTAATAATAGCCTAGTGACTGTTTTAATTGTCTTTCAGGTCAAGGGTGACATTATTCCTAAACTGATCATAGCCTTTGCTTGCGAATGTGTAGAAATCAATGACTTCGTAAGCTTGCAGGAACTTCTAGAGAGGGTAAgaatgtttttgtatttgtgcatgGGTACATTTCACCCTCTGTCATTTATTGTTGATAGTCATTACAGTGCATAAATGTAATGCTCCCAGGTGGACATTGACACTGCAGGCTATGATGGCTCCTCACCTATTCACAGGGCCTGTGAAAAGGGAAACGTCGGGATGTTAAAGTACCTCCTATCCAAAGGAGCGTCCTGTAATCTCAGTGACCGCAATGGAAATACCCCAATGACCCTCGCCATCAAAAAAAGGTTAATCAGGGTGTGCAGCTGTGTATTAATGTTGATGTAATAGATAGATGGAACAGACATGATGATACATGgttttcaacaaaaaaaaagttacatgGATGGGTGACTGCCTTCCTCAGTCTGAGAATTTTGATAACAGTACTATAATTATTGAAACAAGGAGTATCAGCACGTTGTTGACATAGCCAGAAACCCTTTCCTGTaaaggtggtggtgatggtgtagtggttaagggGCTGGGCTaccgtgcagtagcctgaaagttgtgggtaCAATTCCTGGCatccattgtgcccttgagcaagtaaTTTAACACCAAGTTTCTCTGGgaacaatgtaatcccttgtaatacaGTTGACGCAAGTTACTTTGgacaagtgtctgctaaattgatgataaatgtcttttttttgtctcaggCACCTTGATACTGTGATGCAGTTGCAGAAGTTTGGGGGATCTATATACTTGGACTCTGTAAGGATCGGCATGGAGCTTAACAAGTCAGTACTCCTTGAGCTTAACAAGTCATTATGCTAACATGCCGTATGCACCAGAGACTCACTTTAATTTCAAGGGTATTGTTCTGGAAATATCTGTTAAAAAATTAGACACAATTGTCTGAGAGTGTTTTCACACACATGCTATGGTTGATCAGATCTGCCCCAACTTTTACCCAATTTAAAAGAAACACGCCATGATTTTCCATTGGCTTAAGTTTGGACAAACAACCCCatttccaaaaaagttgggacattatGTTATCTGTAATAAACTCCGGGTTTGTTAACTATgttgttggtgcttcgttttatgtgtagggaccttgagcaagctactgacgaggtttgatgctgttttgaacaatattactggttaaaaaaaatgctgtttGGGAAGCGTTTCGCTCAtggcccttagctaatccactgtttgcgatttggggctatagcgtataccggagcaagctctgtagtggttgatcaacaaaaaatactgtctccacggcttatttgattgtgttttaatgcagaaaaacacccttgggtcaattttcgctggaattacactttaaccTTATTAGTTGTCAAATGTCCCTCCTTGTGATTTCTTTAGCTTTATAGAACTTTTGCAGCCTTTTGTTGGTCCCATCCCAactgttttg
The Alosa alosa isolate M-15738 ecotype Scorff River chromosome 21, AALO_Geno_1.1, whole genome shotgun sequence genome window above contains:
- the LOC125286206 gene encoding L-asparaginase-like isoform X1, giving the protein MENDPLLFVTNIQVLGAKTRNRDFLFWLGELLKLNWLKKNNPEVKGDIIPKLIIAFACECVEINDFVSLQELLERVDIDTAGYDGSSPIHRACEKGNVGMLKYLLSKGASCNLSDRNGNTPMTLAIKKRHLDTVMQLQKFGGSIYLDSVRIGMELNKAVLDRDYLMLKAWHHAGVDMDQADYNGRTAMHTAVRNRDPGMVSKLLEYGATPLELDVWGWTAVDEAKKHHLTDILMLFHPLFTEKFTNSHLYQLYKESLEAGLE
- the sybl1 gene encoding vesicle-associated membrane protein 7, which encodes MAILFAVVARGTTILAKHAWCGGNFLEVTEQILAKIPSENNKLTYSHGSYLFHYICHDRIIYLCITDDDFERSRAFSFLTEVKKRFQTTYGSRAQTALPYAMNSEFSSTLAAQMKHHSDPRGSDRLTETQMQVDDLKGIMVRNIDLVAQRGEKLELLIDKAENLVDSSVTFKTTSRNLARAMCMKNLKLTLIMALVVLVVLYIIVSAACGGLSWPTCLKK